One genomic region from Listeria monocytogenes encodes:
- a CDS encoding SMI1/KNR4 family protein, protein MAEYQSQLARIQAKITTLKEKDVDLNLFGSESHAYKLNQPLSNQTIAAFENEHQIALPQGYRAFLEQIGDGGMGPYYGLETLVDGLCSSLDYKAEKYGVQTLSKPFPHTDDWNGPGYKEGMSDEAYDAWQELCFSDKEVFGLLRIANFGCGVSINLVVNGPSYGEIWVDDRNNDNGVYPDFYFGNEERLGFLEWYELWLDKSIEEFEKA, encoded by the coding sequence ATGGCTGAATATCAAAGTCAGCTAGCTAGAATCCAAGCAAAAATCACTACTTTAAAAGAAAAAGATGTTGATTTGAATTTATTTGGTTCAGAAAGCCATGCCTATAAACTCAATCAGCCTTTGTCTAATCAAACTATTGCTGCGTTTGAAAATGAGCATCAAATTGCTTTACCACAAGGTTATCGCGCATTTTTGGAACAGATTGGTGATGGTGGAATGGGTCCTTACTATGGTTTAGAAACTCTAGTGGACGGACTTTGTTCTTCTCTTGATTACAAGGCTGAAAAGTATGGTGTGCAAACGCTGAGCAAGCCTTTTCCACATACAGATGACTGGAATGGGCCGGGTTATAAAGAAGGAATGTCCGATGAAGCTTATGATGCTTGGCAAGAACTTTGCTTTTCTGATAAAGAAGTATTTGGACTTCTGCGCATTGCTAACTTTGGTTGCGGCGTGTCCATTAACCTAGTTGTAAACGGCCCTTCTTACGGAGAAATTTGGGTGGATGACAGAAATAATGACAATGGTGTCTATCCTGATTTTTACTTTGGGAATGAAGAACGTTTAGGCTTTCTTGAATGGTATGAGTTATGGTTAGATAAATCTATAGAGGAATTTGAAAAAGCCTAG